From a region of the Zingiber officinale cultivar Zhangliang chromosome 4B, Zo_v1.1, whole genome shotgun sequence genome:
- the LOC121974635 gene encoding subtilisin-like protease SBT3.17: MTMPSFRSLLSVLSLLSLAVLLDPSPLSVSPYAMADATTKLPETEEATVQIVFVEKPETEEPEAFHIRTLAAVLGSEEAAKESLIYHYTHAASGFSAKLTKSQIEELSKQPGVFRVMPSRTLNLMGGGSGPSAGARGFGLARHM, from the exons ATGACCATGCCCTCGTTCCGCTCCCTTCTCTCCGTACTTTCTCTCCTTTCCCTTGCCGTGCTACTCGACCCCTCCCCTCTCTCTGTCTCGCCCTACGCCATGGCCGATGCAACCACGAAGCTCCCGGAGACGGAGGAGGCTACCGTCCAAATCGTCTTCGTAGAAAAGCCCGAGACTGAAGAACCCGAGGCCTTCCACATCCGAACCCTCGCCGCCGTTCTCGGCAG CGAGGAAGCCGCCAAGGAATCCCTGATTTATCATTACACACATGCAGCTAGTGGATTCTCGGCGAAGCTGACCAAGTCACAGATCGAGGAATTATCGA AGCAACCCGGCGTTTTTCGGGTTATGCCAAGTAGGACTCTGAACCTCATGGGAGGAGGATCCGGCCCCTCTGCCGGTGCTCGTGGTTTTGGTCTCGCACGGCACATGTAG